The following are from one region of the Hyla sarda isolate aHylSar1 chromosome 6, aHylSar1.hap1, whole genome shotgun sequence genome:
- the LOC130276509 gene encoding putative nuclease HARBI1 isoform X1 — protein MALPVTIVIMRGQNNATMHLPPPRPRQTRKDRLFKPRLDMSSFTDEEVVKHFRLTKAAINQLYEELKQHIGRKSHRSHAISGISKLLAVLHFFASGSFQYSIASKMGFTQPTFSRCLRQVVDAKVALSKKYIKFPYNDSERDVMKQIFYEKYGMPLTIGLIDCTHIALIPTNAEEQSYRNRKMLHSLNVQMICGPSGEILDVVARFPGGTHDAFVLSSSGIGQLFQSDYFQDDILLGDNGYRLSPWLLTPYLAPRTDAQQRFNTAHKRTRSMVEHVFGQIKSRFRCLDVTGGALLYNPVLVGKIVLSCAVLHNIALLHQIPIEIASDLRASIDCPPVMGHESSQAGNDKRNEIAFNYFSR, from the exons ATGGCTTTGCCAGTTACCATAGTAATAATGAGAGGACAGAACAATGCCACCATGCATCTTCCGCCACCAAGGCCACGCCAAACGAGAAAGGATCGCTTGTTTAAACCAAGGCTAGACATGAGCTCTTTCACAGACGAGGAAGTAGTGAAACACTTTCGCCTGACCAAGGCAGCAATTaatcagctttatgaggagctAAAACAACACATAGGCCGCAAAAGTCACAGAAGTCATGCCATCTCTGGTATCTCCAAACTCCTTGCAGTACTCCATTTTTTTGCAAGCGGATCATTCCAGTATTCCATTGCGTCGAAAATGGGTTTCACGCAACCCACTTTTAGTAGGTGCCTGAGGCAGGTGGTGGATGCCAAAGTTGCTCTTAGTAAGAAATACATCAAATTTCCATACAATGATTCAGAGCGTGATGTAATGAAGCAGATTTTTTATGAGAAATATGGCATGCCATTAACTATTGGTTTAATTGATTGCACTCACATTGCACTAATTCCAACCAATGCAGAGGAGCAAAGCTATCGGAACAGAAAAATGTTACATTCCCTTAATGTCCAAATGATCTGTGGACCCAGTGGTGAAATTTTGGATGTAGTTGCCCGTTTTCCAGGAGGCACTCATGATGCTTTTGTGCTGAGTAGTAGTGGGATTGGCCAACTCTTCCAAAGTGATTACTTTCAAGATGACATTTTATTAG GTGACAACGGTTATCGGTTATCCCCTTGGTTGCTTACACCATACCTTGCACCACGGACAGATGCCCAGCAGCGCTTCAATACTGCACACAAGAGAACACGAAGCATGGTAGAACATGTTTTTGGACAGATTAAATCCCGCTTTAGATGCCTTGATGTTACAGGGGGGGCACTGCTGTACAACCCTGTTTTGGTTGGGAAAATAGTGTTGTCCTGTGCAGTTCTTCACAATATTGCCCTCCTCCatcaaattcccatagaaatTGCTTCCGACCTCCGTGCTAGCATAGACTGCCCACCAGTAATGGGGCATGAAAGTTCACAGGCTGGTAATGACAAAAGAAATGAAATTGCGTTCAATTACTTTTCCCGTTAA
- the LOC130276510 gene encoding uncharacterized protein LOC130276510: protein MQAISSFHIQSQESTAENVEEEIAGENSEHAHSEAVMGQEDIGVGDENVPCHREELLLPSDLGLSANQTTYINDYTNQHLQFMTRVDRRFEDLQLGMNKLADAYLTGSNQIQKGLNQIAQILQETPPKNNANVASRATNRPPTGQNTEPENVDSHILQVSPSSEQTNISATSITTVRSNATHSISSGESILEDDDSSSGQPIDLTLPLPQLATFPNQNDLNMYNFAHCSSSAHFLISCKKELAMEDVAVNSDSVAPHTLALKKKLGPGHQAQNRSQPPPPPNKKAKK, encoded by the exons ATGCAAGCAATATCATCAT TTCACATCCAGAGTCAAGAATCTACCGCTGAAAATGTGGAAGAAGAAATTGCAGGCGAAAATTCAGAACATGCACACTCTGAGGCTGTGATGGGCCAAGAGGACATTGGTGTTGGTGACGAAAATGTGCCATGTCACAGAGAGGAGCTATTGTTACCCAGTGATTTGGGTCTAAGTGCAAATCAAACAACCTACATAAATGATTATACGAACCAACATTTGCAATTCATGACCAGGGTAGATCGTCGCTTTGAGGACCTTCAACTGGGCATGAATAAGTTAGCGGACGCTTATTTGACTGGTTCCAATCAGATCCAAAAGGGTCTAAATCAAATTGCCCAGATCTTACaggaaacccccccaaaaaacaatgcAAATGTAGCATCAAGGGCAACAAATAGACCACCAACAGGGCAAAACACTGAACCTGAAAATGTAGACTCACATATACTCCAAGTATCGCCTTCGTCAGAACAAACTAACATTAGTGCCACATCCATAACCACAGTAAGGTCCAATGCCACACATAGTATTAGTTCGGGGGAATCGATTTTGGAGGATGACGATAGCTCATCTGGCCAACCAATCGATTTAACTTTACCCCTTCCCCAACTGGCTACTTTTCCTAATCAAAATGACTTAAATATGTATAATTTTGCACATTGCAGTTCGTCCGCACATTTTTTGATCTCATGTAAGAAAGAACTTGCAATGGAAGACGTTGCTGTTAACTCGGACTCAGTAGCCCCCCACACTttggcattgaaaaaaaagttagGTCCAGGCCATCAGGCTCAAAATagatcacaaccccccccccccccaaacaaaaaagctaaaaaataa